From a single Natronorubrum tibetense GA33 genomic region:
- a CDS encoding double zinc ribbon domain-containing protein — translation MSKITFRADDDLVEQLERLDVSKSEAMREALRAYLDGSTGADRGAGRASIGEPESTGAIDDLIRTRVDELLADRLHEYGLDESRLRESRTRGRNTGDVTISVSLEDDRPIPERSARDDQRVQTDAHARGDGHAVHGDGAKRPAREDADEPQSLEDDPTSHCDQCGEHVDDDHVYCPNCGEKTSRRLFCDCGDEIRSDWAFCPGCGRRTPAADVLGQDSHT, via the coding sequence ATGAGCAAGATCACGTTCCGCGCCGACGATGACCTCGTCGAGCAACTCGAGCGCCTCGACGTATCGAAGAGCGAAGCGATGCGTGAGGCGCTGCGAGCGTACCTCGACGGCTCCACGGGGGCCGACCGAGGTGCGGGGCGTGCGTCGATTGGTGAGCCGGAGTCAACCGGTGCCATCGACGACCTGATCCGAACGCGTGTCGACGAACTGCTCGCGGATCGGCTCCACGAGTACGGACTCGACGAGAGCCGACTGCGGGAGTCCCGTACGCGCGGACGAAATACGGGCGACGTCACGATCAGTGTCTCACTCGAGGACGACCGCCCGATTCCGGAGCGGTCGGCTCGAGACGACCAGCGGGTCCAGACTGATGCACACGCGCGCGGAGACGGCCACGCCGTTCACGGCGACGGGGCCAAACGGCCCGCTCGTGAGGACGCCGACGAGCCGCAGTCGCTCGAGGACGATCCGACTAGTCACTGCGACCAGTGTGGAGAACACGTCGACGACGACCACGTTTACTGTCCGAACTGCGGCGAGAAGACCTCGCGACGACTGTTCTGTGACTGCGGCGACGAAATTCGGTCGGACTGGGCGTTCTGTCCGGGCTGTGGGCGTCGAACGCCGGCCGCAGACGTCCTCGGCCAAGACAGTCATACATAA
- a CDS encoding DUF5789 family protein: MSNEGPSRDRAQDRAEQRKSERADETESILDDVERHLGDLEYPTTSEEIAAEYGNEPIDMPNETESLGSVFDRLAGEQYDTPEELREAVYGEITGQAGSPNEANTERDLTGLDEESTGSIGESGGDSL; this comes from the coding sequence ATGAGCAACGAGGGTCCGAGCCGCGACCGCGCACAGGATCGCGCCGAACAGCGCAAGTCCGAGCGGGCCGACGAGACCGAGTCGATCCTCGACGATGTCGAACGCCACCTCGGCGACCTCGAGTATCCCACCACGAGCGAGGAGATCGCCGCGGAGTACGGAAACGAACCGATCGACATGCCCAACGAGACGGAGTCGCTGGGGAGCGTCTTCGATCGGCTGGCGGGCGAGCAGTACGACACTCCCGAGGAACTCCGGGAGGCAGTCTACGGCGAGATCACCGGCCAGGCGGGGAGTCCGAACGAGGCCAACACCGAGCGAGATCTCACCGGTCTGGACGAGGAGAGTACGGGATCGATCGGCGAGAGCGGCGGCGACTCGCTCTGA
- a CDS encoding translation initiation factor IF-2 subunit beta → MDYEASLDRAMDDVPDIGGDEERLQIPDAEAQKDGAFTRFTNLGEIADVLSREDEHLHRFIQREMGTSGKFEEGRGRYNGTFSEQDFDVAVEAYIDEYVLCSECGLPDTRLVREDRTPMLRCDACGAFRPVTKRSTSSQQQQQADAVEEGKTYTVEITGTGRKGDGVAEKGKYTIFVPGAEEGDVVEIYIKNISGNLAFSRLA, encoded by the coding sequence ATGGATTACGAAGCGAGTCTCGACCGAGCGATGGACGATGTTCCGGACATCGGCGGCGACGAGGAACGACTGCAGATTCCGGACGCCGAGGCCCAGAAAGACGGCGCATTTACGCGCTTTACGAACCTCGGAGAGATCGCCGACGTGCTCTCGCGCGAGGACGAACACCTGCACCGATTCATCCAGCGAGAGATGGGGACCAGCGGTAAGTTCGAGGAGGGCCGCGGCCGGTACAACGGGACGTTCTCCGAGCAGGACTTCGATGTCGCCGTCGAGGCCTACATCGACGAGTACGTGCTCTGTTCGGAGTGTGGCCTGCCGGACACCCGTCTCGTCCGCGAGGATCGGACGCCGATGTTGCGCTGTGACGCCTGTGGTGCGTTCCGTCCCGTCACCAAGCGCTCGACGAGCAGCCAACAACAGCAGCAGGCCGACGCCGTCGAGGAGGGCAAGACCTACACCGTCGAGATCACCGGCACCGGCCGCAAGGGCGACGGTGTCGCCGAGAAAGGCAAGTACACCATCTTCGTCCCCGGCGCCGAGGAGGGCGACGTCGTCGAAATCTACATCAAGAACATCTCCGGCAACCTCGCGTTCTCTCGTCTCGCCTGA
- a CDS encoding HAD family hydrolase: MGVSFDLFGTLVTADRPTDPAAAVATELEKRDVDVPDDWADAYAEPHVDAPEGAEVPLPAHVSHALASRGVSYEHNAVRRAIVAAFDPDVETRTGARGAVDAASERGPVAICSNCSVPELVGRTLVRSAFDRDEFDAIVTSVGCGWRKPAAEIFELTAAELDVDPDQLVHVGDDSRTDGGIEAVGGTALLLEEHPLETIPSKLAVPSESEES, from the coding sequence GTGGGAGTATCGTTCGACCTCTTCGGGACGCTCGTGACCGCCGACAGACCGACCGACCCGGCCGCAGCCGTCGCGACCGAACTCGAGAAGCGAGATGTCGATGTGCCGGACGACTGGGCTGACGCCTACGCCGAGCCACACGTCGACGCGCCCGAGGGTGCGGAGGTGCCGTTGCCCGCTCACGTCTCGCACGCGCTCGCGAGCCGCGGGGTCAGCTACGAGCACAACGCGGTTCGACGGGCGATCGTTGCCGCGTTCGATCCCGACGTCGAGACCAGAACCGGTGCCAGAGGGGCCGTCGACGCCGCCAGCGAGCGAGGTCCCGTCGCGATCTGCTCGAACTGCAGCGTCCCGGAACTGGTCGGTCGGACGCTCGTCCGATCCGCGTTTGACCGCGACGAGTTCGACGCCATCGTGACGAGCGTCGGCTGTGGCTGGCGCAAACCCGCCGCCGAAATCTTCGAACTCACCGCCGCCGAGCTCGATGTCGACCCCGACCAACTCGTCCACGTCGGCGACGATTCTCGGACCGACGGCGGAATCGAGGCAGTCGGCGGGACCGCGCTGTTGCTCGAGGAACATCCACTCGAGACGATCCCCTCGAAGCTGGCGGTGCCCTCGGAGTCAGAGGAGTCATGA
- a CDS encoding CobD/CbiB family cobalamin biosynthesis protein has translation MILTTIALFGLAFSLDLLIGEPPNALHPVAWFGRLVDTLDREWADTDGGQRLAGVGIALFAPLIPAVVAGGSVVLASAASPLAGAIVAGLVLFLTTSLRSLLELTQTVVAATDVGDEFRTGGSDVAGTDGRAADTDERTADTDGRAADTDGTTDVTDDGLETARDRVRGLVGRDTSTLSPAEIRSAAVESVGENLADGLVATLLPFALLAPVSLPAAAAAAAWVKGVNTLDSMLGYPSKPHGTASARLDDLVMWLPARITAIAIAVAGADPFAVLRAREWARDPPSPNSGWPMATLACALSVRLTKPGVYDLNTAADLPTVDDGDRAVSVVGLAAVLSVLLAIALAAGVAIAVTTLEGTQVEPAVVGTLLEPTADTAIETVTRLLREVSR, from the coding sequence GTGATACTGACGACGATCGCGCTGTTCGGACTGGCGTTCAGCCTGGACCTGTTGATCGGCGAGCCCCCGAACGCGCTCCATCCGGTGGCATGGTTCGGCCGTCTGGTCGACACGCTCGACAGGGAGTGGGCCGATACCGACGGTGGCCAGCGACTGGCTGGTGTCGGGATCGCCCTTTTTGCACCGTTGATTCCGGCCGTTGTCGCGGGTGGATCCGTCGTCCTGGCGAGTGCAGCGTCTCCGCTCGCGGGTGCGATCGTCGCCGGCCTCGTGCTCTTTCTGACCACGAGCCTGCGCTCGCTGCTCGAGTTGACGCAGACGGTCGTGGCCGCAACCGACGTCGGTGACGAGTTCCGTACCGGTGGGAGCGACGTGGCCGGCACCGACGGACGGGCTGCCGACACTGACGAACGGACTGCTGACACTGACGGACGGGCTGCCGACACCGACGGAACGACTGACGTTACCGACGACGGCCTCGAGACGGCCCGCGATCGGGTCCGCGGCCTCGTCGGTCGTGATACCTCGACGCTCTCGCCTGCTGAAATCCGCAGTGCAGCCGTCGAGAGTGTCGGCGAGAATCTTGCAGACGGCCTGGTCGCAACGTTGCTTCCGTTCGCTCTGCTTGCCCCGGTTTCGCTGCCGGCGGCCGCGGCGGCCGCGGCGTGGGTCAAGGGCGTCAACACGTTGGACTCGATGCTCGGCTACCCCTCGAAACCCCACGGCACCGCCAGCGCGCGACTCGACGATCTCGTGATGTGGCTCCCCGCCCGAATCACCGCGATCGCGATCGCCGTCGCCGGAGCCGACCCGTTCGCGGTGCTTCGCGCACGCGAGTGGGCGCGTGATCCGCCGTCGCCCAACTCGGGATGGCCAATGGCGACCCTCGCCTGCGCGCTCTCAGTTCGACTTACCAAGCCGGGCGTCTACGATCTGAACACCGCCGCCGACCTGCCGACCGTCGACGACGGCGACCGAGCCGTCTCCGTGGTCGGACTGGCCGCCGTTCTGTCGGTGCTCCTCGCTATCGCTCTCGCCGCGGGGGTGGCGATCGCCGTGACGACGCTCGAGGGAACGCAGGTTGAACCGGCGGTCGTCGGCACGCTCCTCGAGCCGACTGCAGACACTGCTATCGAGACGGTTACGCGGCTCCTCCGGGAGGTGAGCCGATGA
- the cobS gene encoding adenosylcobinamide-GDP ribazoletransferase: protein MSRLAAVRGALGFLTRLPVGHHDGDWEAFRTRPAAFPVVGFVAGAIAAIPLLATETLAAPTVAFGYLLAVYAVMGIHHLDGVADLGDALVVHGDADRRREVLKDTTTGVGAVLAVAVTVAGLALAGLGLAGLPVFVAVAVAIAAEVGTKLGMAAMACFGHASHDGMGRQFTTAAVPTSFVAPAGVALPAALLSWPHPVAAVALSGAVAGVALPWYWANRHLGGINGDVFGAANEIGRVAGVHLGVIAWTLS, encoded by the coding sequence ATGAGCCGGCTCGCCGCCGTCCGCGGTGCGCTCGGCTTCCTGACGCGGCTGCCAGTCGGCCATCACGACGGCGATTGGGAGGCGTTTCGCACGCGGCCGGCGGCGTTCCCCGTCGTCGGGTTCGTCGCTGGCGCGATCGCGGCGATTCCGTTGCTGGCGACCGAGACGCTAGCCGCGCCGACCGTCGCGTTCGGTTATTTGCTCGCGGTGTACGCCGTAATGGGAATCCATCATCTCGACGGCGTGGCAGATCTGGGCGATGCGCTCGTCGTCCACGGCGACGCTGACCGCCGCCGCGAGGTTCTGAAGGACACGACGACGGGCGTCGGCGCGGTGCTCGCGGTGGCAGTCACCGTCGCGGGGCTCGCACTGGCCGGTCTCGGACTCGCCGGACTCCCCGTCTTCGTCGCGGTTGCCGTTGCGATCGCCGCCGAAGTCGGGACGAAACTCGGGATGGCGGCGATGGCGTGTTTCGGTCACGCGAGCCACGACGGTATGGGACGGCAGTTTACGACCGCGGCCGTCCCAACATCGTTCGTCGCACCCGCCGGCGTCGCGCTCCCGGCAGCCCTCCTCTCCTGGCCCCACCCGGTCGCTGCGGTCGCGCTCTCGGGAGCCGTCGCCGGCGTTGCCCTCCCCTGGTACTGGGCGAACCGCCACCTCGGCGGTATCAACGGCGATGTCTTCGGTGCGGCCAACGAGATCGGCCGCGTCGCCGGCGTCCATCTGGGGGTGATCGCGTGGACGCTATCGTAA
- a CDS encoding GTP--adenosylcobinamide-phosphate guanylyl transferase has translation MCGGKGTRLESAHEKPLHPIDGVAMVDRVLAALESSRAETVYAAVSPDAPKSRAHLECGDGETPSVTILETAGDGYVADLMTLLDRPAISPPVLTVAADLPLLEAPVIDRILATHGECDVSRTVCVPVALKRRLGASVDSTLEPETHLAPTGVNVVGDASDSQTMTDVHYDPRLAINVNRPEDARLAANELQRPGAEER, from the coding sequence ATGTGCGGCGGGAAGGGCACCCGACTCGAGAGCGCCCACGAGAAGCCGCTCCACCCGATCGACGGCGTCGCGATGGTCGATCGGGTGCTGGCGGCGCTCGAGTCAAGCCGCGCGGAGACGGTCTACGCCGCCGTCTCGCCGGACGCCCCGAAAAGCCGCGCTCACCTCGAGTGTGGCGACGGCGAAACCCCAAGCGTGACGATCCTCGAGACGGCCGGCGACGGCTACGTGGCTGATCTGATGACTCTCCTCGATCGACCCGCCATCTCGCCGCCAGTGCTGACCGTCGCCGCGGATCTCCCGTTGCTCGAGGCACCCGTTATCGACCGCATCCTCGCTACTCACGGCGAGTGCGACGTCTCGCGGACTGTCTGCGTCCCCGTCGCGCTCAAACGCCGGCTCGGCGCGAGCGTCGACTCGACGCTCGAGCCCGAAACTCACCTCGCGCCGACCGGAGTCAACGTCGTCGGCGACGCATCCGATTCCCAGACTATGACAGACGTACACTACGACCCACGACTCGCAATCAACGTGAACCGACCCGAAGACGCTCGTCTCGCGGCGAACGAACTACAGCGTCCCGGCGCGGAGGAGCGATAA
- a CDS encoding nicotinate-nucleotide--dimethylbenzimidazole phosphoribosyltransferase, producing MRVILPAGTTETALIDGISAAGASPDLMEHTPSADVEILAYGKPTMAPVTPVSPNGCPTPAAVTRAVREVIDFDVSVVDAGLAQPTGAPTVGLGVEPGADIRNTVAVPDAQAIFDRAHAYGASLPDDELLVGETVPGGTTTALGVLTALGEPAGVSSSLPKNPIERKRQVVDEALTASGGSAGSFDGRPIEAIHAVGDPVQATVAGIAAGALESGIDVTLAGGTQMVAVATVLRHAGVDAPLSIATTSFVDREQGDRLGEACYRLNCALTVTDPGFDAREHVSMARYCAGVAKEGVAMGGALSLVPDDRMEAVLDRFEAVCGRLGIEDEDDGNGSGNGNADDPANSSPEDDRAP from the coding sequence ATGCGCGTGATCCTCCCCGCCGGCACGACCGAGACCGCGCTGATCGACGGTATCAGCGCCGCCGGAGCGTCACCGGACCTGATGGAACACACGCCCTCTGCGGATGTCGAGATCCTCGCGTACGGCAAGCCGACGATGGCTCCCGTCACGCCGGTGAGTCCGAACGGCTGTCCGACGCCGGCCGCGGTGACGCGAGCCGTCCGCGAGGTGATCGACTTCGACGTGTCGGTCGTCGACGCGGGTCTCGCACAGCCGACGGGCGCACCGACTGTCGGTCTCGGCGTCGAGCCGGGAGCAGATATCCGCAATACCGTCGCCGTCCCCGACGCACAGGCGATTTTCGACCGCGCCCACGCCTACGGCGCGAGCCTGCCGGACGACGAACTTCTGGTCGGCGAGACGGTCCCCGGCGGCACGACGACCGCACTCGGCGTCCTCACCGCACTCGGCGAGCCGGCCGGCGTCTCCTCGTCGCTGCCGAAAAACCCCATCGAGCGCAAACGGCAGGTCGTCGACGAGGCCCTCACCGCGAGCGGCGGTTCGGCCGGGAGCTTCGACGGCCGCCCGATCGAGGCGATCCACGCCGTCGGCGACCCCGTGCAGGCGACCGTCGCAGGGATCGCCGCCGGCGCGCTCGAGTCGGGTATCGACGTCACCCTTGCCGGCGGCACCCAGATGGTGGCCGTCGCAACCGTCTTACGCCACGCCGGCGTCGACGCGCCGCTGTCGATCGCGACCACCTCGTTCGTCGATCGCGAGCAGGGCGACCGGCTCGGCGAGGCCTGCTACCGGCTGAACTGCGCGTTGACCGTTACTGATCCCGGCTTCGACGCGCGCGAGCACGTCTCCATGGCGCGTTACTGCGCGGGCGTGGCCAAGGAGGGCGTCGCGATGGGCGGCGCGCTCTCGCTCGTACCCGACGACCGAATGGAGGCGGTGCTGGATCGATTCGAGGCGGTTTGCGGACGTCTCGGCATCGAAGACGAGGACGACGGGAACGGGAGCGGAAACGGAAACGCAGACGACCCCGCGAACTCGAGCCCGGAGGATGATCGTGCACCCTGA
- a CDS encoding aminotransferase class I/II-fold pyridoxal phosphate-dependent enzyme: MIVHPDSIRTGDRVPHGGETDRTVLDFSANTNPYTPDGVEAVYEGALEASRRYPDDDYPDFRAAAATFVDCEPERVIPTPGGLAAIRLAMECTLEPGDEALIPYPSFGEYAREVRLQGASPRFVSHDELLAVGDGLLEECRLAVVCTPNNPTGEAADPDALAAFAARCGEAGTTLLVDEAFLGFTDLPSAARLEAEHVIVARSLTKLFGLPGLRAGFAVTTGEQRDALETARRAWSLGTPAACVGAHCLRQDAFVRETRKRVERERERMRQALEGRFDVVPSDAPYLLCDVGDRSVDDVIASAREDGVAIRDARTFRSLESHVRVAVKDRERNDRLLAALGVLEDGARRVDAGDDTDEGTTSE, translated from the coding sequence ATGATCGTGCACCCTGACTCGATACGAACCGGGGACCGCGTCCCCCACGGCGGCGAGACCGACCGGACCGTCCTTGACTTCTCGGCTAACACGAATCCGTACACGCCCGACGGCGTCGAAGCGGTGTACGAAGGTGCGCTCGAGGCGTCCCGCAGGTACCCCGACGACGACTATCCCGACTTCCGTGCCGCCGCGGCAACGTTCGTCGACTGCGAGCCGGAACGCGTGATCCCAACACCCGGCGGACTGGCCGCGATTCGACTGGCGATGGAGTGCACCCTCGAGCCCGGCGACGAGGCCCTGATTCCGTACCCGAGTTTTGGCGAGTACGCTCGCGAGGTGCGGCTTCAGGGTGCATCGCCCCGATTCGTCTCGCACGACGAGCTACTGGCGGTGGGCGACGGGCTGCTTGAGGAGTGTCGGCTCGCGGTGGTCTGTACGCCGAACAACCCCACCGGGGAGGCGGCCGACCCGGACGCGCTAGCGGCGTTCGCGGCCCGCTGTGGAGAGGCGGGAACGACGTTGTTAGTCGACGAGGCGTTTCTCGGCTTCACGGACCTCCCGTCGGCGGCCCGACTCGAGGCCGAGCACGTGATCGTCGCCCGTTCGTTGACCAAGCTGTTCGGCCTGCCGGGTCTACGAGCGGGATTTGCGGTCACGACCGGCGAGCAGCGCGATGCGCTCGAGACGGCCCGTCGAGCGTGGTCGCTCGGCACGCCGGCCGCGTGCGTCGGTGCGCACTGTTTGCGCCAGGACGCGTTCGTCCGCGAAACCCGGAAACGCGTCGAACGCGAGCGCGAGCGGATGCGCCAGGCGCTCGAGGGACGGTTCGATGTCGTGCCGTCTGATGCGCCGTACCTGTTGTGTGACGTCGGCGACCGAAGTGTCGACGACGTAATCGCGTCCGCCCGCGAGGACGGTGTCGCCATCCGCGACGCGAGGACCTTCCGGAGCCTCGAGTCGCACGTCCGCGTCGCCGTCAAGGACCGAGAGCGAAACGACCGGCTGCTCGCGGCGCTCGGGGTGCTCGAGGACGGCGCACGTCGTGTCGACGCGGGCGACGACACCGACGAGGGGACGACATCCGAATGA
- a CDS encoding adenosylcobinamide amidohydrolase: MMDSDPAYGSVRRDGVLRVHRPETEWLSTGWNGGRRTADCAYNVSVPEGWDRTDLGAYVDERLEAAGFDRGSDRPVLLTGVEQSDARGAQYGPVTAYATAGISNPAALPMDPDEQSVVDDSASDSRSHSGPGTVNVIVGTTRALAPGALANLIAVAAEAKAATLLAETGFPGTTTDAIVVGHDPSGERVEFSGSGTDVGAATRACVREAVSASLRAHYEDRDETLPDSFADATYGVSTDVRATVFRPTR, encoded by the coding sequence ATGATGGATTCCGATCCAGCGTACGGTTCAGTTCGTCGGGACGGCGTCCTCCGGGTACACCGGCCCGAAACCGAATGGCTCTCTACTGGGTGGAACGGCGGCCGCCGAACGGCCGACTGCGCGTACAACGTCTCGGTACCCGAGGGATGGGACCGGACGGATCTCGGGGCGTACGTCGACGAGCGCCTCGAGGCGGCGGGATTCGATCGCGGCAGCGACCGCCCGGTCTTGCTTACCGGCGTCGAACAGTCCGACGCCCGCGGGGCCCAGTACGGTCCCGTCACGGCCTACGCGACAGCCGGCATCTCGAATCCGGCCGCGTTGCCGATGGACCCCGACGAACAGTCGGTGGTCGACGACTCGGCTTCGGACTCGCGCTCCCACTCGGGACCCGGAACGGTCAACGTGATCGTCGGGACGACGCGGGCGCTCGCACCCGGCGCGCTGGCGAACCTGATCGCCGTCGCCGCGGAGGCGAAGGCCGCGACGCTGCTCGCCGAGACCGGGTTTCCCGGCACGACGACGGACGCAATCGTCGTCGGCCACGATCCGTCGGGCGAGCGCGTCGAGTTCTCCGGAAGCGGCACCGATGTCGGCGCGGCAACCCGCGCCTGCGTTCGGGAGGCCGTCTCCGCCTCGCTTCGGGCCCACTACGAGGATCGCGACGAGACCCTTCCCGACTCGTTCGCGGACGCGACGTACGGCGTCTCGACCGACGTTCGGGCGACAGTGTTCCGACCGACGCGGTGA
- a CDS encoding amidohydrolase family protein produces MTGVAGVDHSSAGGTGRGTESGGDETPPRVDTTQDDSAADLPLIDAHTHLIPEQTLDRDPLSANELVAWMDAHGIDYAVVQALDSPESYPVQAPSWWVLEQVEAYPDRLLAFCTVDPRTLVYEEDFGAVTELLERYVERGARGFGELKAGLAIDDPRLERLYELCADHELPILFHTDEKAMMDEVGLPRLEDVLASFPSVDFVAHAHAWWAHISADVSWEDRGDYPSGPIEPGGRVPELLSEYENIYGDVSAGSGWNALTRDEEYAQGFLEDHHEQLVFGTDFLAPDQEVPQLELFDRFELSTEAWANVRYRNIEELLR; encoded by the coding sequence ATCACTGGTGTCGCCGGAGTCGACCACTCGTCGGCAGGTGGGACGGGCCGCGGGACCGAGTCGGGCGGCGACGAGACGCCCCCTCGAGTCGACACGACGCAGGACGACTCCGCTGCAGACCTGCCACTGATCGACGCGCACACGCACCTGATACCCGAGCAAACGCTTGATCGGGATCCGTTGAGCGCCAACGAACTGGTGGCGTGGATGGACGCCCACGGCATCGATTACGCGGTTGTTCAGGCGCTCGATTCGCCCGAGAGCTATCCCGTCCAGGCGCCGAGCTGGTGGGTCCTCGAGCAGGTCGAGGCGTATCCCGATCGGCTGCTCGCCTTCTGTACGGTCGATCCCCGAACGCTGGTCTACGAGGAGGATTTCGGGGCCGTAACGGAGCTTCTCGAGCGATACGTTGAGCGCGGCGCGCGCGGCTTCGGCGAGCTCAAAGCCGGACTGGCGATCGATGATCCGCGGCTCGAGCGTCTCTACGAGCTGTGTGCCGACCACGAGCTCCCGATCCTCTTTCACACCGACGAGAAGGCGATGATGGACGAGGTCGGACTGCCGCGACTCGAGGACGTGCTAGCCTCGTTCCCGTCGGTCGACTTCGTCGCCCACGCCCACGCATGGTGGGCCCACATCTCCGCGGATGTAAGTTGGGAGGACCGGGGCGACTACCCGTCGGGGCCGATCGAACCCGGCGGGCGCGTCCCCGAACTGCTGTCCGAGTACGAGAACATCTACGGCGACGTCTCGGCCGGTTCGGGCTGGAACGCGCTCACACGCGACGAGGAGTACGCTCAGGGGTTTCTCGAGGACCACCACGAGCAGTTGGTGTTCGGGACGGACTTCCTCGCTCCGGACCAGGAGGTGCCACAGCTCGAGCTGTTCGACCGGTTCGAGCTGTCGACGGAGGCGTGGGCGAACGTCCGGTATCGAAATATCGAGGAACTCCTCCGGTGA
- a CDS encoding PRC-barrel domain-containing protein, which translates to MCATFTVDDEGKPVVNTNGKEIGVVQDVDAGVAYVEPGAEMTDSIKS; encoded by the coding sequence ATGTGCGCCACCTTCACGGTCGACGACGAGGGAAAGCCGGTCGTCAACACGAACGGAAAGGAAATCGGCGTCGTCCAGGACGTCGACGCGGGCGTCGCCTACGTCGAGCCCGGAGCCGAGATGACCGACTCGATCAAATCGTGA
- a CDS encoding fumarylacetoacetate hydrolase family protein: MKLARIATDDGPVSGQYEDGVVHGDDGVYEVGVDGTFLPPCDPSALYCVGRNYAATLDQMEYERPDEPDFFIKPPASVLGHRDPIPYPDFTGELTYAGELAAVIDEPCRNLSADEVSDVVRGYTIMNDMDALDQQGRTARKAFDGSGPLGPWIETAVDPTGIDMWTDVAGERRQEANTELMLFGPHEIISYLSRRFTFRPGDVIAFGSPANPGLVEPGDTVEITYDGVGTLRNTIVDAASVDD, from the coding sequence ATGAAACTCGCGCGGATCGCGACGGACGACGGACCAGTCAGTGGCCAGTATGAGGACGGCGTCGTTCACGGGGACGACGGCGTGTACGAAGTCGGCGTCGACGGAACCTTCCTGCCGCCCTGTGACCCCTCGGCGCTGTACTGCGTCGGTCGGAACTACGCGGCGACGCTCGATCAGATGGAGTACGAACGGCCCGACGAACCCGACTTCTTCATCAAGCCGCCGGCCTCGGTGCTGGGCCACCGGGACCCCATTCCCTACCCCGATTTCACTGGCGAACTCACCTACGCCGGCGAACTCGCGGCGGTCATCGACGAACCCTGCCGAAACCTCTCGGCAGACGAGGTGTCGGACGTCGTGCGCGGCTATACGATCATGAACGATATGGACGCGCTCGATCAGCAGGGTCGAACCGCCCGCAAGGCGTTCGACGGCTCCGGCCCGCTCGGACCGTGGATCGAAACCGCGGTCGACCCCACGGGAATCGACATGTGGACCGACGTGGCGGGCGAACGTCGACAGGAAGCCAACACCGAACTGATGCTGTTCGGTCCCCACGAGATCATCTCGTATCTCTCGCGACGATTTACCTTCCGACCCGGCGACGTAATCGCGTTCGGGAGTCCCGCCAACCCCGGACTGGTCGAACCCGGTGACACCGTCGAGATCACCTACGACGGTGTCGGGACGCTTCGAAACACGATCGTGGACGCTGCGTCCGTCGACGATTAG
- a CDS encoding helix-turn-helix domain-containing protein — MTDPDQGMEALMLVDSPEFERIMECVFGIQPHETRTYFRLLELPGSTVSELADALERDRSNVNRSLSTLCETGLVERERRLLEGGGYVYQYFAVPVPEAQESMHEAVDEWAETVHGRIDEFGP, encoded by the coding sequence ATGACCGATCCCGATCAGGGCATGGAAGCGCTGATGCTCGTCGACAGCCCGGAGTTCGAGCGGATAATGGAGTGTGTCTTCGGGATTCAGCCCCACGAAACGCGCACGTATTTTCGGCTCCTCGAGTTGCCGGGAAGTACGGTCTCCGAACTCGCGGACGCCCTCGAGCGCGACAGGAGTAACGTAAACCGCTCGCTTTCCACCTTGTGTGAGACAGGGCTGGTGGAGCGAGAGCGCCGACTCCTCGAGGGCGGCGGCTACGTCTATCAGTACTTCGCCGTACCCGTACCCGAGGCACAGGAGTCGATGCACGAGGCGGTCGACGAGTGGGCGGAGACCGTACACGGACGCATTGACGAGTTCGGTCCGTGA